CTCGCCAATGCCGGCGCCGACACTGTCAACGGCGACGACCGTGTTGGACCCGGGCTTGAAGCGAGTGGGATCCTTGTCGTCGACCAGCTGCGGACGCAGGATCAGCAGCTTGCGGCCGCTCATATTGGCGTCCTTCTTGGTCGCGACGACCGAGCCTTCGACTTTGGCGAGGAACATAGTTTTGCTGGATGGACCGGAGGAGGGAAACACAGATCCGCCCCCCGGCCCAATGCCTTCACGATGCGAGTTCCGAGGAACCCGCATCCGAAATCTTACTTGGCGGCGGCCTTCTTGGGCAGGATCTGGTCCACGTCCGCATGAGGCCGGGCGATCACGTGCACGCTGACCAGCTCGCCCTTGATCGCCTTGACCGCCTGCGCTCCGGCATCGGTCGCAGCCTTGACGGCAGCCACGTCACCGACGACGACCGCGGTGACCAGCGCATTCCCCACCTGGGTAATGGGGCCAGCCAGCTCGACATTAGCCGCCTTCAGCATCGCGTCGGTCGCTTCCACAAGCGCGACCAAGCCGCGCGTTTCGATCATTCCAATTGCTTGTTGAGCCATGTTTTCTTGATGGTTAAGTGTTCGTAGTAAATGTTAGTTCGAGCTTGTCGTTTCGAGCGGTCATGCCGGAGCTGACCGCGCCCTCAAGTTCGATTCAGTCCGCTTTGCGTTCCAAAAGTCTCTTCGCTTCCCGCGCCACCACGAGTTCTTCGTTGGTAGGGATTACCATCACCTTCACGCGGGACTGCGGGGTGCTGATGACGCCTTCGATGGCCCGCAGCTTTTCATTGGCCCCGGGATCGAGCACTACACCCAACTGGTCCAGGTTGGCGCACAGCGCCGCGCGCAGTTCAGCGCGGTTTTCGCCGATACCCGCCGTAAAAACCAAGGCATCAGCTCCGTTCAGCTCCGCCAGGTAAGCGCCGATCCAATGCCGCGCACTGTGCACGAACACGTCGATGGCGAGCTGCGCGCGCGTGTTGCCTTGCGCGGCGGCGGCCTGGATGTCTCGAATGTCGTTCGAGACGCCGCTGATTCCTTTCAATCCCGACTCCTTGCACATCTGGCGCTCAGCTTCGTCGAGCGTGAGCCCGAGCGTGCGCATCACGAACGGCAGCGCGAAGGCATCGAGGTCTCCGACGCGATTGTTGTGCGGAAGGCCAGACTGCGGACTTAGCCCCAAGCTATTGCCTACAGCAACGCCAT
This sequence is a window from Verrucomicrobiales bacterium. Protein-coding genes within it:
- a CDS encoding EutN/CcmL family microcompartment protein, with the protein product MFLAKVEGSVVATKKDANMSGRKLLILRPQLVDDKDPTRFKPGSNTVVAVDSVGAGIGELVMFCQGSSARLATGLREAPVDAVVIGIVDVVDVLGQQIYSAKNQ
- a CDS encoding BMC domain-containing protein translates to MAQQAIGMIETRGLVALVEATDAMLKAANVELAGPITQVGNALVTAVVVGDVAAVKAATDAGAQAVKAIKGELVSVHVIARPHADVDQILPKKAAAK